A genomic window from Flavobacterium phycosphaerae includes:
- a CDS encoding glycosyltransferase family 2 protein, whose translation MKVSVIITTYNAEDWLRKVLVGFSVQTETDFELVIADDGSTPKTKEVLDAFSSKFKHPIVHVWQEDDGFQKSKILNKAILKTNSDYLLFTDGDCIPRKDFVGVHLKFKEEGYFLSGGYFKLPMTISQAITDEDIISQNCFHISWLKQQGLKMNFKITKLTHSKLFADFMNWVTPTKRSWNGHNSSGFKSDILAVNGFNHDMKYGGLDRELGERLFNLGLFSKQIRYSAICLHLDHARGYSSPEIWEKNNAIRSYNRKHKVIQIENGISSL comes from the coding sequence ATGAAAGTTTCCGTTATCATTACCACTTACAATGCCGAAGATTGGTTGCGAAAAGTCCTTGTTGGCTTTAGCGTTCAAACTGAAACCGACTTTGAATTGGTAATCGCCGACGACGGTTCTACACCAAAGACCAAAGAAGTGCTGGATGCGTTCTCTTCTAAATTCAAACATCCGATAGTTCATGTGTGGCAGGAAGATGACGGGTTTCAAAAATCCAAAATCCTCAATAAAGCCATTTTAAAAACCAATTCCGATTATTTACTGTTTACTGATGGCGATTGCATCCCGCGCAAAGATTTTGTGGGAGTGCATTTGAAATTTAAAGAAGAAGGGTATTTCCTTTCGGGTGGTTACTTTAAGTTGCCGATGACGATTTCTCAAGCTATTACTGATGAGGATATTATTTCCCAAAACTGTTTCCATATTTCGTGGTTGAAGCAGCAAGGGTTGAAGATGAATTTCAAAATTACCAAACTCACGCACAGCAAGCTCTTTGCCGATTTTATGAATTGGGTAACACCCACCAAACGTTCCTGGAACGGGCACAATTCCTCAGGATTTAAAAGTGATATTCTGGCCGTTAATGGTTTCAATCATGACATGAAGTACGGCGGATTAGACAGGGAATTGGGTGAACGATTATTCAACTTAGGATTGTTTTCCAAACAAATTCGCTACAGTGCTATTTGTCTGCATTTAGACCACGCTCGTGGGTATTCAAGTCCTGAAATTTGGGAGAAAAACAATGCGATACGAAGCTATAATCGCAAGCACAAAGTCATTCAAATTGAAAACGGAATTTCTTCTCTTTAG
- a CDS encoding glycosyltransferase family 9 protein: MKLLVIQQKRIGDVLTSTILSNNLKKFYPEATVDYMCYPNCVDVLKENPNIDNIIVLTNEVRKSYPKLMKFIFQIRSQKYNAVIDAYSKLETNLITLFSGAKYKISYDKGYSKIFYNYNMKRIPNGTKSELGLAIDNRLLLLKPLIKETITDYKPKIFLTPTEIQEAKNLLGKFGIEVGKKPLLMFGILGSEWYKTYPLENMAKIIDFAVEKLDADILFNYIPSQTEEAQKVYNYCTEKTKKHIHFDLYAKGLRPFLGLLSQCDMLIGNEGGSVNMAKALNVPTFSLFSPSVDKETWQIFENEKGNVSIHLKDLKPEIYEQHDEKYIKEHTFKYFDEYPLELILEKLEAYFKDLGFPKN, encoded by the coding sequence ATGAAACTATTGGTTATTCAACAAAAACGAATTGGCGATGTGCTGACCAGCACCATTTTATCCAACAACCTGAAGAAATTTTATCCTGAGGCTACCGTTGATTATATGTGCTATCCCAACTGTGTGGATGTGCTGAAAGAAAATCCGAATATTGACAATATTATTGTTTTGACCAATGAAGTGCGGAAATCGTACCCCAAATTAATGAAGTTCATTTTTCAAATCAGAAGCCAAAAATACAATGCCGTTATTGATGCTTACAGTAAACTGGAAACCAATTTGATCACTTTGTTTTCGGGAGCCAAATACAAAATCTCATACGATAAAGGCTATTCGAAAATCTTCTACAATTACAACATGAAGCGCATTCCGAACGGTACCAAATCCGAACTGGGACTGGCTATTGACAACCGTTTATTGTTGCTGAAACCTTTAATTAAAGAAACCATTACTGACTATAAACCAAAGATTTTTCTAACACCAACCGAAATTCAGGAAGCGAAAAATTTACTGGGTAAATTTGGTATTGAAGTGGGTAAAAAACCGTTATTGATGTTCGGGATTTTAGGTAGTGAATGGTACAAAACCTATCCTTTGGAAAACATGGCCAAGATCATTGATTTTGCTGTTGAAAAACTGGATGCTGATATTCTATTCAATTACATTCCGTCACAAACCGAAGAAGCACAGAAGGTGTATAATTATTGCACCGAAAAAACCAAAAAACACATTCACTTCGACTTGTATGCCAAAGGGTTGCGTCCGTTTTTAGGATTGTTATCTCAATGTGATATGTTGATTGGGAACGAAGGCGGTTCCGTGAATATGGCAAAAGCTTTGAATGTACCCACCTTCTCGCTATTCTCTCCATCAGTTGATAAAGAAACCTGGCAGATTTTTGAAAATGAAAAAGGCAATGTTTCCATTCATTTAAAAGATTTGAAACCCGAAATTTATGAACAACACGATGAGAAGTACATCAAGGAACACACCTTTAAGTATTTTGACGAATATCCGTTGGAATTAATTTTAGAAAAGTTGGAAGCGTATTTCAAAGACTTAGGTTTCCCGAAAAACTAA
- a CDS encoding glycosyltransferase family 2 protein has protein sequence MAISGLVITFNEEKNIGKCIDALFKVCDEVIVVDSLSKDKTVEIATAKGAKVISQAFLGDGPQRTHGLPFCKNDWILNLDADEFLDADAEEFILKEKYLVGNYDAFSFRIKNFLADKLIDFAGWYPDHKVRFFNKKTAGPSPSIVHQKIIAQNETKVAVHILHYGWDSLEQIITKKNQYSGWHAQQLYDQGKRVNAFKPVLNGTVAFVRCYFFKNGILNGLDGLSISMIQAFFSYMKYAKLIKIQKANK, from the coding sequence ATGGCAATCAGCGGTTTGGTTATCACGTTTAATGAAGAAAAAAATATCGGCAAATGCATCGATGCACTATTCAAAGTGTGTGACGAAGTGATTGTCGTGGATTCTTTAAGCAAAGATAAAACGGTTGAAATAGCTACAGCAAAAGGAGCAAAGGTTATCTCTCAAGCTTTTTTGGGCGATGGTCCTCAGCGTACGCATGGTTTGCCATTTTGTAAAAACGATTGGATTTTGAATTTGGATGCTGATGAGTTTTTAGATGCCGATGCAGAAGAATTCATTCTGAAAGAAAAATATTTGGTTGGCAATTATGACGCTTTCAGTTTCCGAATCAAGAATTTTTTAGCCGATAAATTGATTGATTTTGCCGGTTGGTATCCAGATCATAAAGTTAGATTTTTCAACAAAAAAACGGCAGGTCCTTCGCCATCAATAGTGCATCAAAAAATCATCGCGCAAAACGAAACCAAAGTAGCGGTACACATTCTGCATTATGGTTGGGATTCTTTGGAACAGATTATTACCAAGAAAAATCAATATTCCGGTTGGCATGCCCAACAGTTGTATGATCAAGGGAAAAGAGTGAATGCCTTCAAACCGGTGCTCAACGGAACAGTCGCTTTTGTTCGTTGCTATTTCTTCAAAAACGGAATCCTAAACGGTTTAGACGGTTTGAGTATTTCGATGATACAAGCTTTCTTTTCTTATATGAAATATGCCAAACTGATTAAAATTCAGAAAGCCAATAAGTAA
- a CDS encoding LTA synthase family protein, with amino-acid sequence MHNHRLLLKLLVRRIFIVFVIYQISRVLFLLFNSANFTNLDVKTFLGGALFDLSAIGFINLLFILLHLFPGNFKYRNGYQKGLKIGFFAVNLLFIATNFVDLEYYKFTGRRSSFGLITAKGMEHEIGGLIISFLQEFWYILVGFILLAILLWRVLSKPNFILPIEKLTVKVIFKQIGILILSLGVGLLMARGGWGEKPLRIVDAINYSSLGNSALVLNTPFSIMKTAGKKETLVDPKFYSETELNQIFNPVFVSNPTENPIKKNVVIFILESFGDENLHRGFTPFVDSLATQSYYFKNGFANGKVSIDAVPSTLSSIPSLMNTSIISSGYSLNKVYGLPKIMKKQGYNTSFFHGAFNGSQNFDQYCKVAGFDHYFGKNEYVGPEAFDGSWGIFDEEFMQFFNKKLTSFKQPFFSTLFTISSHNPYKVPDKYKNKFIKGNRKIQESIGYTDYSLRQFFKSAQKEPWYNNTLFVIVADHTCSEPTEKKYSTNVGKFRIPILFFDPSNPNLKGVQEKNFQQIDVLPSILDYLKIKDKVVTYGKPFSSDKNYVVYYLDNIYHLIQDDYYLAFDGQKAIGLYNFKTDELLKNNLLDKDKKRAAEMSKFIKAYMQSFNERMISDKLTTQ; translated from the coding sequence ATGCACAACCATCGTCTATTGCTGAAATTACTGGTTCGCCGAATATTTATTGTATTTGTCATTTATCAAATCAGTAGGGTTTTATTTCTGCTTTTTAACAGTGCTAATTTTACCAATTTAGACGTAAAGACGTTTCTAGGCGGTGCCTTGTTTGATTTGTCGGCTATTGGTTTTATCAATTTACTGTTCATTCTTTTACATTTATTTCCGGGGAATTTTAAATACCGAAACGGTTACCAAAAAGGCTTGAAAATTGGCTTTTTTGCTGTCAATCTTCTTTTTATCGCTACCAATTTTGTGGATTTAGAATACTACAAATTCACCGGAAGACGAAGTTCATTTGGACTCATTACCGCCAAAGGCATGGAACACGAAATCGGTGGTTTGATTATTTCCTTTCTTCAGGAGTTTTGGTACATCCTGGTTGGTTTTATTCTTTTAGCCATTTTACTTTGGCGAGTTTTATCAAAACCAAATTTTATTTTGCCCATTGAAAAACTAACGGTAAAAGTTATTTTTAAACAAATCGGAATACTGATTCTTTCCCTTGGCGTTGGTTTGTTAATGGCACGTGGCGGTTGGGGAGAAAAGCCTTTACGCATAGTTGATGCCATTAATTATTCATCGCTTGGCAATTCGGCTTTGGTATTGAACACGCCTTTCAGTATTATGAAAACAGCCGGTAAGAAAGAAACATTAGTTGATCCAAAATTTTACTCAGAAACTGAACTTAACCAAATTTTCAATCCGGTTTTTGTTTCCAATCCAACAGAAAATCCGATTAAGAAAAACGTCGTGATTTTTATTCTGGAAAGTTTCGGCGATGAGAATTTGCACAGAGGCTTCACACCTTTTGTTGACTCGCTGGCCACGCAATCCTATTATTTCAAAAATGGTTTTGCCAACGGAAAAGTCTCTATCGATGCTGTACCTTCTACTCTTTCGAGTATCCCGAGTTTGATGAATACTTCTATTATTTCCTCCGGATATTCCTTGAATAAAGTGTATGGCTTACCTAAAATCATGAAAAAACAAGGCTACAACACTTCGTTTTTCCACGGAGCTTTTAACGGCAGTCAGAACTTTGACCAATATTGCAAAGTAGCGGGATTTGACCATTATTTTGGCAAAAATGAATATGTAGGCCCTGAAGCTTTTGACGGCAGTTGGGGTATTTTTGACGAAGAATTCATGCAGTTTTTCAATAAAAAATTGACTAGTTTCAAACAACCTTTCTTCAGTACGTTATTCACTATTTCATCACACAATCCGTATAAAGTCCCGGATAAGTACAAAAACAAATTCATCAAAGGCAACCGAAAAATACAGGAAAGCATTGGTTATACTGACTATTCGTTACGACAGTTTTTCAAATCGGCTCAAAAAGAACCTTGGTACAATAATACCTTATTCGTTATCGTGGCCGACCATACTTGTTCCGAACCAACAGAAAAAAAATACAGCACCAATGTGGGGAAATTCAGAATTCCGATTTTGTTTTTTGACCCTTCCAACCCCAATTTAAAAGGAGTACAAGAGAAAAACTTTCAGCAGATTGATGTGTTGCCAAGTATTTTGGATTACCTGAAAATTAAAGACAAAGTTGTGACTTATGGTAAACCCTTCAGCTCTGATAAAAATTATGTGGTTTACTATTTAGACAATATCTACCATCTGATTCAAGATGATTATTATTTGGCGTTTGACGGACAAAAAGCGATTGGTTTATACAACTTCAAAACCGATGAACTGCTCAAAAACAATTTACTAGACAAAGATAAAAAGCGTGCTGCCGAAATGAGCAAGTTTATCAAAGCCTACATGCAATCCTTCAACGAAAGAATGATTTCGGATAAATTGACAACGCAATAA
- a CDS encoding 2,3,4,5-tetrahydropyridine-2,6-dicarboxylate N-succinyltransferase: MVTLQNIIETAWENRALLQEEITTNAIREVIALLDAGTLRVAEPTANGWQVNEWVKKAVVMYFPIQKMETWEAGIFEYHDKMLLKTGYAEKGIRVVPPATARYGAYISKGVILMPSYVNIGAYVDEGTMVDTWATVGSCAQIGKDVHLSGGVGIGGVLEPLQAAPVIIEDGAFIGSRCIVVEGVRVEKEAVLGANVCLTASTKIIDVTGSEPIEYKGFVPARSVVIPGSYTKSFAAGDYQVPCALIIGTRKPSTDLKTSLNNALREYDVAV, encoded by the coding sequence ATGGTTACACTACAAAACATTATAGAAACGGCTTGGGAAAACCGAGCTTTGTTGCAAGAAGAAATCACAACCAATGCCATTAGAGAAGTTATCGCCTTACTAGATGCCGGAACTTTACGCGTTGCAGAGCCTACAGCCAACGGTTGGCAGGTAAACGAATGGGTAAAGAAAGCCGTAGTAATGTATTTCCCAATCCAGAAAATGGAAACTTGGGAAGCCGGAATTTTTGAATACCACGACAAAATGCTATTGAAAACCGGTTATGCCGAAAAAGGAATCCGGGTGGTACCACCGGCAACAGCCCGTTATGGCGCATACATTTCTAAAGGTGTGATTTTGATGCCGAGTTATGTCAATATCGGTGCTTATGTAGATGAAGGAACCATGGTGGATACTTGGGCAACGGTAGGAAGTTGTGCCCAAATAGGGAAAGACGTGCATCTTTCGGGAGGCGTTGGAATTGGCGGTGTTTTAGAACCTTTACAAGCCGCTCCGGTTATTATTGAGGACGGTGCTTTTATCGGTTCACGTTGTATCGTGGTAGAAGGTGTTCGTGTAGAAAAAGAAGCTGTATTAGGAGCCAATGTATGTTTGACTGCTTCTACCAAAATCATAGATGTTACAGGAAGTGAGCCTATTGAATACAAAGGATTTGTTCCGGCTCGTTCGGTGGTGATTCCGGGAAGTTATACCAAATCATTTGCTGCCGGTGATTATCAGGTGCCATGTGCCTTAATCATTGGAACCCGAAAACCTTCCACCGATTTAAAAACTTCTTTAAACAATGCGTTGAGAGAATACGACGTAGCGGTTTAA
- a CDS encoding copper resistance protein NlpE N-terminal domain-containing protein, with the protein MKKYSLLVVLFVAFFTSCQKQTNSKGSPNDLTVVAKVVDAKNTLNYEGNYKGILPCADCEGIETTVCLNENSTYTIRTTYIGKGNKIFEQKGTFSWNKAGNIVTFDNVENAPNQYEVAKNTLTQLDMSGKKITGNHATDYILAKQKAGIENAVNTDDMQTTVNLNNKMEAKTVIKKVNPAVGKVTLAETHWKLMKLNGKTIKQKGKKIYGIKLNSKDGRFTGYAGCNNFSGNYVMPSAFGIAFVNVVSTEMACLDMEVESHFSKVLQNADRYTLNDNILQLKKGKKEVLATFEPAK; encoded by the coding sequence ATGAAAAAATATTCGCTCTTAGTTGTACTGTTTGTGGCTTTTTTTACCAGCTGTCAGAAGCAAACCAACAGTAAAGGCAGTCCAAACGATTTAACCGTTGTTGCCAAAGTTGTTGATGCTAAAAATACGCTGAATTATGAAGGAAATTACAAAGGTATTTTGCCTTGTGCCGATTGTGAGGGCATTGAAACGACGGTATGTTTGAATGAAAATTCAACGTATACCATCAGAACCACTTATATAGGCAAAGGCAATAAAATATTTGAACAAAAAGGAACTTTTTCTTGGAATAAAGCCGGTAATATTGTCACGTTTGACAATGTTGAGAATGCTCCTAATCAATATGAAGTAGCTAAAAATACTTTGACGCAGTTGGATATGTCCGGCAAAAAAATCACCGGTAATCATGCTACAGATTATATTTTGGCCAAACAAAAAGCCGGTATTGAAAATGCAGTTAACACTGATGATATGCAAACTACAGTCAACCTGAACAATAAAATGGAAGCCAAAACCGTAATCAAAAAAGTAAATCCGGCAGTGGGGAAAGTGACTTTGGCAGAAACCCATTGGAAACTCATGAAACTTAACGGTAAAACGATAAAGCAAAAAGGCAAAAAAATATACGGTATTAAATTAAATTCTAAAGATGGAAGATTTACCGGTTACGCCGGTTGCAACAATTTTTCAGGAAATTATGTGATGCCTTCCGCTTTCGGAATCGCTTTTGTTAATGTTGTATCAACCGAAATGGCTTGTTTGGATATGGAAGTAGAATCTCATTTTTCCAAAGTGTTGCAAAATGCAGATCGCTACACGCTTAATGACAATATCCTTCAACTTAAAAAAGGTAAAAAGGAAGTTTTAGCTACCTTTGAACCAGCAAAATAA
- the ruvX gene encoding Holliday junction resolvase RuvX: MPRILAIDYGMKRTGIAVTDELQIIASGLTTIASDTAIAFLKDYFSKENVNKVLIGEPKQMNGQPSESTPVIEKFVADFTTAFPEMKVVRVDERFTSKMAFQTMIDSGLSKKQRQNKGLVDEIAATILLQDYLTRKMI; this comes from the coding sequence ATGCCAAGAATACTCGCTATTGATTACGGAATGAAGCGAACCGGAATTGCGGTTACCGATGAGTTGCAAATCATTGCCTCGGGCTTAACCACCATAGCGTCAGACACGGCGATTGCTTTTTTAAAAGATTATTTTTCCAAAGAAAACGTAAACAAAGTTTTGATTGGCGAACCCAAGCAAATGAATGGGCAACCTTCGGAAAGTACTCCGGTAATTGAAAAATTTGTGGCCGACTTTACCACAGCATTTCCCGAAATGAAAGTAGTTAGGGTTGATGAGCGCTTTACTTCTAAAATGGCTTTTCAAACGATGATTGATAGTGGACTTTCAAAGAAACAACGCCAAAACAAAGGCTTGGTTGACGAAATTGCCGCTACCATCTTACTTCAAGATTATCTGACACGAAAAATGATTTAA
- the def gene encoding peptide deformylase, producing the protein MIIPIYGYGEPVLRKVGEEISSEYPNLKEVIANMYDTMYNAYGVGLAAPQVGLAIRLFVIDTEPFSDSDDLSPEEQELLKGFKKTFINAKILKEEGEEWGFNEGCLSIPDVREDVYRNERITIEYFDEDFNKKTEVFDGLIARVIQHEYDHIEGILFTDKISMLKKTLIKKKLQNIMEGKARPDYKMKFANKKGR; encoded by the coding sequence ATGATTATTCCTATATACGGATATGGTGAGCCTGTGCTGCGAAAAGTAGGTGAAGAGATTTCGTCCGAATATCCTAATCTGAAAGAAGTTATTGCCAATATGTATGATACCATGTACAATGCCTATGGAGTTGGGTTGGCCGCTCCTCAGGTAGGCTTAGCAATCAGATTGTTTGTTATCGATACGGAACCGTTTAGCGACAGCGATGATTTAAGTCCTGAAGAACAAGAACTATTGAAAGGGTTTAAAAAAACGTTTATTAATGCCAAAATATTGAAAGAAGAAGGTGAAGAATGGGGCTTTAACGAAGGTTGTTTAAGCATTCCGGATGTTCGTGAAGATGTTTACCGAAATGAAAGAATCACTATCGAATATTTTGATGAAGATTTTAATAAAAAAACAGAAGTGTTTGACGGTTTGATTGCCCGAGTGATTCAGCATGAATACGATCACATTGAAGGTATTTTGTTTACCGATAAAATTTCGATGTTGAAAAAAACATTGATTAAGAAAAAATTACAAAACATCATGGAAGGCAAAGCGCGTCCGGATTATAAAATGAAATTTGCCAATAAAAAAGGAAGATAA
- a CDS encoding DUF5606 family protein, translating into MNVEKILAIAGKPGLFELKLQTRSGFLAESLLDGKKITVGMRSNVSLLSEISMYTYSEEKPLVEIMRAIAIKENEGPTISNKEDNAKLVAYFKEILPDYDEDRVYVSDIKKVLNWYNILQSKGLVSKEEPKVENAEAVKEEVVKEVKKAEKAPKAEKAEKAPAKPKTKK; encoded by the coding sequence ATGAACGTAGAAAAAATTTTAGCTATTGCCGGAAAACCGGGTTTATTCGAATTGAAATTACAAACACGCTCCGGTTTTCTGGCCGAATCGTTACTTGATGGAAAGAAAATTACTGTAGGCATGAGAAGTAATGTGAGTTTGCTTTCCGAAATTTCAATGTACACTTATAGCGAAGAAAAACCATTGGTTGAAATTATGCGCGCTATTGCTATCAAAGAAAATGAAGGGCCAACAATTTCCAATAAAGAGGATAACGCTAAATTGGTTGCTTACTTCAAAGAAATTTTGCCCGATTATGATGAAGACCGTGTATATGTTTCCGATATTAAAAAAGTATTGAATTGGTATAATATTCTTCAGTCTAAAGGATTAGTTTCTAAAGAAGAGCCTAAAGTTGAAAATGCTGAAGCGGTAAAAGAAGAGGTTGTAAAAGAAGTAAAAAAAGCCGAAAAAGCACCCAAAGCAGAGAAAGCGGAAAAGGCTCCTGCCAAACCAAAAACAAAGAAATAG
- the mazG gene encoding nucleoside triphosphate pyrophosphohydrolase: MNTRQQQLDAFNRLLDIMDDLREKCPWDKKQTLESLRHLTIEETYELGDAILDNDLSEIKKELGDLLLHIVFYAKIGSETNDFDIADVANSICDKLIDRHPHIYGDVVVADEEEVKQNWEKLKLKEGKKSVLEGVPKSLPALVKASRIQDKVKGVGFDWEEPHQVWDKVQEELQELQEEVTAGNQDKIEAEFGDVLFSMINYARFLKVNPEDALERTNKKFMKRFMYLESKAGELGKPLMDMTLAEMDVFWEEAKKL, from the coding sequence ATGAACACACGTCAACAACAACTGGATGCTTTCAATCGTTTACTCGATATCATGGACGACTTGCGTGAGAAATGTCCGTGGGACAAAAAACAAACGCTCGAAAGTTTACGCCACTTAACTATTGAAGAAACGTATGAATTGGGAGATGCTATTTTGGATAACGATTTGTCTGAAATAAAAAAAGAACTGGGAGATTTGTTGTTGCATATTGTTTTTTATGCCAAAATAGGAAGTGAAACCAATGATTTCGATATAGCCGATGTAGCTAATAGTATCTGTGATAAATTAATCGACCGTCACCCTCATATTTATGGCGATGTTGTGGTTGCTGACGAAGAGGAAGTGAAGCAAAATTGGGAAAAACTCAAACTCAAAGAAGGCAAAAAGTCTGTATTAGAAGGTGTTCCGAAAAGTTTACCGGCTCTGGTAAAAGCCAGCCGAATACAAGATAAAGTAAAAGGAGTCGGCTTTGATTGGGAAGAACCACACCAGGTTTGGGACAAAGTGCAGGAAGAATTACAGGAATTGCAAGAAGAAGTAACAGCCGGCAATCAGGATAAAATTGAAGCCGAATTTGGCGATGTCTTATTCTCCATGATTAACTATGCCAGATTCCTTAAAGTAAATCCGGAAGATGCTTTGGAACGTACCAATAAAAAATTCATGAAACGCTTTATGTACCTCGAAAGTAAAGCCGGAGAACTTGGCAAGCCTTTGATGGATATGACTTTGGCCGAGATGGATGTCTTTTGGGAAGAAGCGAAGAAATTATAA
- a CDS encoding APC family permease, whose product MSEVKHELKRSLGLIDATSLVAGSMIGSGIFLVTAAMARDVGSAAWILLIWLVTGLLTMSAALSYGELAGMMPNAGGQYVYIQRAYGKLISFLYGWTVFTVIQTGTIAAVAVAFSNYTAVFFPVLENKILTLGESFAFTNKQVLAMFVIALLTFINTKGIKSGKIIQLVFTSAKLIALFALITLGIYIGFHTDTFAQNFTNMWDASKTVLEEDGTLTITKLSGVALMGAMGATIINSLFSSDAWNNVTFIAGEIKDPKKNIPRSLFLGTLIVTIIYILANIAYLAVLPLHGTPTGDVIHNGIMFASEDRVGAAAASAIMGNVGVFMMAGLIMVSTFGCNSGLILSGGRLFYAMAKDGLFFKKAAELNDYDVPSRALWVQCVWACFLCLTGRYGDLLTYATFASLLFYILTIGGLFILRKKEPDADRPYKAFGYPVVPILYIIITSLICVTLLVYDTRNTGLGLVIVALGVPVYYLFMHKKE is encoded by the coding sequence ATGTCTGAAGTAAAGCACGAATTAAAACGTTCTCTGGGTCTTATTGATGCCACAAGTTTAGTAGCCGGTTCTATGATAGGTTCCGGAATCTTTTTAGTAACAGCTGCTATGGCAAGGGATGTTGGTTCTGCCGCCTGGATATTGCTCATTTGGCTGGTAACCGGTTTATTGACTATGTCGGCCGCCTTAAGCTACGGTGAATTAGCCGGAATGATGCCCAACGCCGGAGGACAATACGTCTACATACAACGGGCATATGGAAAATTGATTTCGTTTTTATACGGTTGGACCGTTTTTACCGTGATTCAAACCGGGACCATAGCGGCTGTTGCGGTAGCTTTTTCCAATTATACTGCGGTATTTTTCCCGGTTTTAGAAAATAAGATACTGACTTTGGGGGAGAGTTTTGCTTTTACCAACAAGCAGGTTTTGGCGATGTTTGTCATTGCCTTGCTTACTTTTATTAATACCAAAGGGATTAAAAGCGGTAAAATTATTCAGTTGGTTTTTACTTCAGCAAAGTTAATAGCGCTGTTTGCCTTGATTACTTTGGGGATTTACATTGGTTTTCATACGGATACTTTTGCTCAAAATTTCACTAATATGTGGGACGCCAGCAAAACCGTTTTAGAAGAAGACGGCACCTTAACCATCACCAAATTATCAGGAGTTGCCTTGATGGGAGCCATGGGAGCTACAATTATCAATTCCTTGTTTTCGAGTGATGCTTGGAATAATGTGACTTTTATTGCCGGAGAAATTAAAGACCCTAAAAAGAATATTCCAAGAAGTTTGTTTTTAGGTACTTTGATAGTAACCATCATTTATATTTTAGCCAACATAGCTTACTTAGCCGTATTGCCATTACACGGTACACCTACCGGAGATGTTATTCATAACGGAATCATGTTTGCCAGCGAAGATAGAGTAGGAGCTGCAGCCGCTAGTGCTATCATGGGAAATGTGGGTGTTTTTATGATGGCAGGTTTAATTATGGTTTCTACTTTTGGATGTAACAGCGGTTTAATTTTGTCAGGTGGGCGATTATTTTATGCCATGGCAAAAGATGGATTGTTCTTCAAAAAAGCGGCTGAATTAAATGACTATGATGTGCCGTCGAGAGCATTGTGGGTGCAATGTGTTTGGGCTTGTTTCCTTTGTTTGACGGGTCGTTACGGCGACTTATTAACGTATGCCACTTTTGCTTCCTTATTGTTTTATATTTTAACGATAGGCGGTTTGTTTATCCTCCGCAAGAAAGAGCCTGATGCCGATAGACCCTATAAAGCTTTTGGGTATCCAGTAGTTCCGATTTTATACATTATCATTACTAGTTTGATTTGTGTTACTTTATTAGTCTATGATACTCGAAATACCGGATTAGGTTTGGTGATTGTGGCTTTAGGAGTGCCGGTTTATTATCTGTTTATGCATAAAAAGGAATAA